TTTGTTTTACAAAAAATGGATGGGAAGATTTTGAATATTGGATTGAAAACGATACCGAAACAGCATTAAAAATAAAAGAATTAATTAAATCAATCAGAGAAAATCCATTTAAAGGAATTGGAAAACCGGAACCTTTAAAACATGATTTAAAAAGTTTCTGGTCTAGAAGAATTAATGGAGATCATCGATTGGTTTATAGAGTTTCAGGAACAAAAGGAATTGATCAAAAATGTATTATTTTACAATGTCGATTTCATTATGATGATTAAAAAAGAAAGACCTTCAAATTTTTGAAGGTCTTTCTTTTTATCATTTATCAAAGTTTAAAATTTTGAATACGATTATATTTTAAACAAATTCATAACCAGCATAAACCTCTTCAATCTCTTTCATGATTGCAAATAAATCCTCAGGCCCATCAGTTGTAACCAGTTTCTGTTTGAATTCTTTGAAAGAATGAATTCCTTTGAAATAATTGGTATAATGACGACGCATTTCTACAATTCCCAAGCGCTCGCCTTTCCATTCCATAGACCATTTTAAATGGTTTCTAGCAGCCTCAACACGATCAATAACGGTTGGAGCAGATAAGTGTTCGCCTGTTTTAAAGAAATGTTTGATTTCATTGAAAATCCACGGATAACCAATCGCCGCACGGCCAATCATGATACCGTCAATTCCGTATTCGTTTTTATAGTGTAATGCTTTTTCTGGACTGTCGATATCGCCATTCCCAAAAATAGGCATTGTAATTCTTGGATTATTTTTTACACGCGCAATGTGAGACCAGTCAGAATGACCTTTATACATTTGTGCACGGGTTCTAGCGTGAATGGTTAAAGCTTGAACACCAATATCCTGAAGTCTTTCTGCAACTTCATCAATATTAATCGAGTTTTCGTCCCAGCCTAAACGCGTTTTTACCGTAACAGGCAAATCAGTTCCTTTGATAACCGCTTTCGTTAAACGAACCATCAAATCAACATCTTTCAAAACTCCTGCTCCTGCGCCACGACAAACGACTTTTTTTACTGGGCATCCAAAGTTAATGTCCACTAAATCTGGTTTTACAGTTGAAACAATTTTAGACGACATTTCCATTGCTTCTTCATCTCCACCAAAAATCTGAATTCCAACAGGACGTTCGTAATCAAAAATATCCAGCTTCATGCGGCTTTTTATAGCGTCACGAATTAATCCTTCCGACGAAATAAATTCAGAATACATCATGTCAGCGCCATGCGTTTTGCATAATCTGCGAAACGGTGGATCGCTCACATCTTCCATCGGAGCTAGTAATAAAGGAAATTCAGGTAATTCTATGTTGCCAATCTTGACCATCTTCGTAATTTTTTGCAAAATTACAACTTTTTAGTCGAATTGGCACAATTCGAGTGACAAAGGCTCAAAGTAACAAAGGGACAAAGGTTTTTTATAGTGCTGATTAACAGTCTTTGATACTATGGATCTTTGTCACTTTGTCTCTATACTAAGTTCTGTAGTCAAAAAACCGAATAGGTTTTCGACTCATTGGATTAAAAACCAGAGGATTTAAAACTTCTTTTGATGCAAATTCTATTTTGGGCGT
This portion of the Flavobacterium panacagri genome encodes:
- a CDS encoding Txe/YoeB family addiction module toxin; its protein translation is MDICFTKNGWEDFEYWIENDTETALKIKELIKSIRENPFKGIGKPEPLKHDLKSFWSRRINGDHRLVYRVSGTKGIDQKCIILQCRFHYDD
- the dusB gene encoding tRNA dihydrouridine synthase DusB; amino-acid sequence: MVKIGNIELPEFPLLLAPMEDVSDPPFRRLCKTHGADMMYSEFISSEGLIRDAIKSRMKLDIFDYERPVGIQIFGGDEEAMEMSSKIVSTVKPDLVDINFGCPVKKVVCRGAGAGVLKDVDLMVRLTKAVIKGTDLPVTVKTRLGWDENSINIDEVAERLQDIGVQALTIHARTRAQMYKGHSDWSHIARVKNNPRITMPIFGNGDIDSPEKALHYKNEYGIDGIMIGRAAIGYPWIFNEIKHFFKTGEHLSAPTVIDRVEAARNHLKWSMEWKGERLGIVEMRRHYTNYFKGIHSFKEFKQKLVTTDGPEDLFAIMKEIEEVYAGYEFV